A stretch of DNA from Campylobacter concisus:
GATCTTGATATCACGGCTTTTGGCCATCCTTATGGCTATGTGCCAGGCACAAGTATCTTTGTCAAAAGTGATGTAGGGCTAAATGAACTGGCAAAAAAGATAGCTGATAAAAAAGATATGGGCTTAAGCGCTGGTGTTATTGCGACTGGAGATCAGTTTATCTGCGATAATGAAAAGAAAGCTTGGATTAAAAAGATATTTAATGCGAGTGCTACCGAGATGGAAGGTGCTAGCGTTGCACTAGTTTGCGAAACACTTGGTGTGCCATTTTTTATACTAAGAGCTATCAGCGATGGGGCTGGTGATGCAGCAGAGTTTGACTTTGATAAATTTTTGCAAGATTCAGCAAGTGTTAGTGCAAAATTTATACTTGAAATGGTAGAAAATTTATGATAGAGCTTAGCAAAAGGCTTCTTAGGCAAGTTGGTCAGACAAATGCCAGATACAAGATGATAGAGGGCG
This window harbors:
- a CDS encoding 5'-methylthioadenosine/adenosylhomocysteine nucleosidase, with amino-acid sequence MIAILGAMQEEITPILEMVGEYKTVQYANNKFYLANYKGKELVIAYSKIGKVNAAITATLMVEKFKASKLLFTGVAGSLDESLKIGDMLYATSLVQHDLDITAFGHPYGYVPGTSIFVKSDVGLNELAKKIADKKDMGLSAGVIATGDQFICDNEKKAWIKKIFNASATEMEGASVALVCETLGVPFFILRAISDGAGDAAEFDFDKFLQDSASVSAKFILEMVENL